Genomic window (Bacillus vallismortis):
AATTTACTGCCTGTAGCCAGCGTTTTTGTGGAACCGGCGAAAGTGTTGTTCCTAAACAACGCCATTAACCATGGAATCTTAAGTCCAATCGGAATCGAGCAAGCAGCCCAAACGGGCAAATCGATTCTGTTTTTAGTAGAAGCAAACCCTGGGCCAGGGCTCGGCATTTTGCTGGCGTACATGTTCTTTGGAAAAGGTTCTTCAAAATCAACGGCTCCCGGAGCGGCGATCATTCATTTCTTCGGCGGGATTCACGAGATTTACTTCCCATACATTTTGATGAAACCGGCCTTGATTCTGGCGGCCATTGCCGGCGGAGCAAGCGGACTGTTAACATTCACGATCTTTAATGCCGGACTTGTCGCAGCAGCGTCACCGGGCAGTATTATCGCATTGATGGCGATGACGCCAAGAGGCGGCTACTTCGGCGTATTGGCGGGTGTATTGGTCGCTGCAGCTGTTTCGTTCATCGTATCAGCGGTGATCCTGAAATCTTCAAAAGCAAGCGAAGAAGACCTCGCTGCCGCAACAGAAAAAATGCAGTCCATGAAGGGGAAGAAAAGCCAAGCAGCCTCTGTTTTAGAAGCGGAGCAAACGAAAGCTGAGGAAGCGTCTGCGCTGTCTCCTGAAAGCGTAAACAAAATCATCTTCGCTTGTGATGCGGGAATGGGATCAAGCGCGATGGGAGCATCGATTTTAAGAAACAAAGTGAAAAAAGCGGAGCTTGATATCAGTGTGGCCAACACGGCTATTAACAATCTGCCAAGCGATGCGGACATTGTCATCACCCACAAAGATTTAACAGATCGCGCGAAAG
Coding sequences:
- a CDS encoding PTS mannitol transporter subunit IICB; its protein translation is MQQEQQGGMKVKVQRFGSYLSGMIMPNIGAFIAWGIITALFIPAGWIPNEQLNTLVSPMITYLLPLLIAYTGGKMIYDHRGGVVGATAAIGVIVGSDIPMFLGAMIMGPLGGYLIKQTDKLFKDKVKQGFEMLINNFTAGIVGAALTILAFYAIGPVVLTLNKLLAAGVEVIVHANLLPVASVFVEPAKVLFLNNAINHGILSPIGIEQAAQTGKSILFLVEANPGPGLGILLAYMFFGKGSSKSTAPGAAIIHFFGGIHEIYFPYILMKPALILAAIAGGASGLLTFTIFNAGLVAAASPGSIIALMAMTPRGGYFGVLAGVLVAAAVSFIVSAVILKSSKASEEDLAAATEKMQSMKGKKSQAASVLEAEQTKAEEASALSPESVNKIIFACDAGMGSSAMGASILRNKVKKAELDISVANTAINNLPSDADIVITHKDLTDRAKAKLPNATHISVDNFLNSPKYDELLEKLKK